Part of the Nicotiana sylvestris chromosome 2, ASM39365v2, whole genome shotgun sequence genome, gcatgaaatttggAAGACTGGATCGTGATTTTATACACTGGAGATGGAAACCAGATGATTGTGAGCTGCCACTATTTGATGCTATGCAATTTTTGGAACTTGTACGTGGTAAAACTTTGGCTTTCGTTGGAGACTCGCTAGCAAGAAACCAGATGCAGTCACTGGTGTGCCTTCTAGCTAGTGTAAGTCTTCTTCTTTGAGTACATCAGGACCGTTTGTGCTTCCATTACTCTGTTTTCAGCTAATCCTGAATTTAATTCCTCATTTACTGACTTTATATTTTCATTAAACTTTATTCAATATACTCTTTTACTGGTGTAGCCATGTCGAATCGACAATTTATAAATGATTTAACTTATATACGCTAACAATGTAACAAACTTTTACATTGTCAGTACGTATCCTTCCCTATTCCAGGTTACCAAATTAGACCTGCTATAAATAATCACCTGTTCTTATAGGAAATGCTAAATGTTTAACGGTTAAATTCCATAATAATGATATGAGAATTGGCAAAATCAAAGTTTATTCACAAAATCACAGcagttttttcatttttttttttttatatttctacATTCTTTCTGatagaaggggagccttggcgtaactggtaaagttgttgccatgtgaccaggagatcacgggttcaagccgtagaaacaacctcttgcagaaatgcagggtaaggctttgagtacaatagacccttgtggtccggcccttccccggacttCGCACATAGCCGGAGCTTAGTGCACTggctgcctttttttttttttatacatTCTTTCTGATCAAAATATCTTGTGCCATATTTCAGGCGGCCATTCCTGTAGACGTATCAGAGACTAAGGACACGAGATTCAGGCGATGGTTGTTTAAAGATTACAACTTCACAATCATAGCCCTATGGTCTCCACAGTTGATTAAATCCTATGAATCTGATCCTAATGGCTATTCCTACAACAGTCTCATGGATCTGTATCTAGACAAGGCCGATGATGTCTGGGCAAGTCAAGTTGACAAAGCTCATATTATCATAATCTCCGGAGGACAATGGTTCTTTAGGCCATTTTTGTACTACGAAAACGGTCAGCTCATCGGATGTCACAAATGCAATGAAAAAAACACCACAAAACTTAGCCATTATTATGGATACAGAATGGCGTTTCGTACAGCTTTTAAGACACTTTTAAGCCTCAAGAAACTAAAGAGTCGATTGGTAATACTAAGGCCATTCTCCCCTCAACATTTTGAGAACGGGGAATGGAATAAAGGAGGGAATTGCAATAGAACAAGACCCTTTACGAATCAAGATATTAAGTTGGATGGATATACATTACAAATGTATTTGACTCAATTGCAGGAATTTAAGGCAGCACAAAAGGAAGGCAAGAAAAAGGGTGTCAAGTTTCGATTGTTAGATACAACTGAAGCAATGTTACTGAGGCCAGATGGGCATCCAAATAATTATGGACATTGGCCAAATGAGAAGAAATTAGCTGATTGTGTGCATTGGTGTATGCCAGGCCCTGTTGATACATGGAATGAGCTTTTATTATCCATTTTGAAGATGGAAGCAGAATGAGTTGAAGCTTGGAATAGCACCAGTCATTCTTCAGGACAGTAATAAATTATATACATCTTTAGAATTTGGTAACAAACGTATAATAACTTTTTAAATGTTTGTGTAACATTTTTATATTTCAACATAATCTCTATAAGGAAATCTATAGAAGTATTTGTCTCCGGCGCAACTTTTTACCAATATGCTAATGTTCTTTATTACTAGTATACGTACCCGTGCGATGCgcgaaaaatattaaataaaagtaATTTCACAAAATTATTATCTTATCGTTATTTTCACTGCTCTATTGTTAGATGTTCTTGCCGTCTTAACTATACTGCATTATAAACTACTTTGCTTTGCATGTGGCAGGCAATGAACTTTACATTTATATAAAATTAAATTAACCTTTGAATGCAAGATTATTTTTGAAAAGCTCCACGCATTCTTCATATTGTGAATGGCCTTCAACCGTGCAATTTTGAGTACAAAGAAAGGACGGTAATttagaaaaaaatggaaaataaatGATTTTAATGGAGTAAATTATTTTTGTAACTTTCTCAAACTTGTCAACCAAGATAATATAGAGAGATGTTAGTGATACTTAGTTTATCACATAAAATTAGTTGCTACATATAAACAACAGTGTGTAATATTCATTTACCTTAGATACACTTGCATTACACTCGGTAGAAAATCAATCCAAAGCATATGACAATAGTAAACACTATCAATACTCACGACAATTTAAAAGATTTATTCTTCTCCCTAAGATACAATTTACATATTAAAACAATCAGCATAACAATGTATTTTAGAAACTTTAGTACGTCTCCAACTTTTGCAAAGCAGCTATAGAGATATTATTCATCCATCCAAAATTACAAATCTCCAATTCAAAGTATTCGGATATCATAGGCACCAGCCGGCTGAGCCGATGCCATGTAACCTCCAACACCAACCTTGCTTGTTGCATTATTTTTACCGTTTCTTagctgagggtctatcggaaatagccttaatttaatatatatatgttatttggCATGAcgataaccatttattgaggatTTGTTTCCTCAAGGTTGTATTGCTCAACCTAACGTCCGGATTAAAAACTTCAAAATCAGCCTCTAACCCAACAATGAGAAGTATGACTTTAACTTTTGTGTTTTCAGCGGCTCTGTCGCTGAACAGAGAAAATAACTCGATATAAACGggacaaacaaaattagtaaagcCAAAGCAGTTTTAAACAAAAGAGTCTTGAAAGGAAAAATATATAtgataacaaaataaaaaatagttatTAAGCCTCACAAAAGTTACTTGTAGTATCTCGAAAAATTGTTCACAATACATAATAACTGGACTTGTATAGAAGTAGGAAAGACGTAGAGTTGAGGCTAAAGCTTGTCAACAATATCATCACCTCACTTTTCTTATCAAGCCATTCAAGAATATAAGAAAATGTATGGCTTAAGGATCAAAATTCAATGACAGCAACCATATTTATGGAaagaaaaaatatgtaaaaaaaacCTTCAAAATAAAACTCCAATGAATAAACTTCCAACTGACAGCATGAAGACTAATATTTGTTGTTGCCTCTGCATAAACTTTTTTCAGAACTGTTTTCCAATAACAACAACAGCAGAATCAGGCTAAGAAAAAAAAAGGATCTCCAAAAAGAGTTGATGATAGAAGAAATTATAGAAAGAAAGACTTAGACTGTAAGTGAAAAATTGATCTTGTAGTCTAAAATGTAAGATAAATGATATGAATGTAGAAATATAATGAATAAACTTCCATAGTATTCACGGTACACATGTGAAAAACAAGTCAAAAATAGAAGAACCTAATAATACTGAACATTAAGTTGGTTGCGAAACGTTAAATGTAATGCAGTTCCATCACGAGGTGCATCTTTCTCAAATACAAATTTGTCTATCTGAATGTCCCTAAGACGGTGCAAATATATagtaaaagagaagaagagtgaAACCCCACATTTTAGacaaaatttaataaaataacaaaatgaatGTCAGAACATATGCAAAGATAAATCTTTAAAGATATGCATAGTCCTCAAGTATAACTTTGTACATTTGAATGTCCCTGAGACCGAGAAGAAAAAAAGTACCACATTTTAGACAAACTAAGATAAAATAATGAAACAAATGCCAGAACATATGCAAAGATAATCTTTAAAGAGCAAGAGAAAAATGTTGTAACAGAATAAAAGTCTTAATTTCTAGTtacttttcttttgcattacgtTCCACTACAATAAGGCATTCGATCGGTCAACAGACAGAAATGATGCGGACCTAAAACAAATgtgaaaaataatatattaaaaaaGATTATATGGAGAGAACGTCTGACACATTTATATAccttactttatattttattcacTTGTTATGTTGTCTTATTCCATCCTAGAAAATTTatttatacatacatatatatatatatatatatatatatgaagtgcTATATGAactaaaatatatacatatatatttttgttgaaaGAAAGACGTCCGGATTAAAAACTTCAAAACCAGCCTCTAACCCAACAATGAGAAGGATGACTTTAATTTTTATGTTTTCAGCGGCTCTATCGCTGAACAGAGAAAATAACTCGATATAAACGGGACAAACAGAAATTGGTTAAGCTAAAGCAGTTTTAAACAAAAGAGTCTTGAAAGGAAAAATATATATGATAACGAAATAAAAATAGTTATTAAGCCTCACAAAAGTTACTTGTAGTATCTCGAAAAATTGTTCACAATACATAATAACTGGACTTGTATAGAAGTAGAAAAGACGTAGAATTGAGGCTAAAGCTTGTCAACAAAGACTACATATATATGAAGTGTTACAGGTTTTAAATGATACTTATTAAGA contains:
- the LOC104247030 gene encoding protein trichome birefringence-like 19, coding for MKWKNLHMLLESFRKVVLPILTLVLLVKITFSSYNTTTDSLLQNLESTLNKSVPFDQQKHEAITQLQSVGITSINHSEKVGIKQQTCNLFEGKWIPFPYGPYYTNETNCAIDDRQNCMKFGRLDRDFIHWRWKPDDCELPLFDAMQFLELVRGKTLAFVGDSLARNQMQSLVCLLASAAIPVDVSETKDTRFRRWLFKDYNFTIIALWSPQLIKSYESDPNGYSYNSLMDLYLDKADDVWASQVDKAHIIIISGGQWFFRPFLYYENGQLIGCHKCNEKNTTKLSHYYGYRMAFRTAFKTLLSLKKLKSRLVILRPFSPQHFENGEWNKGGNCNRTRPFTNQDIKLDGYTLQMYLTQLQEFKAAQKEGKKKGVKFRLLDTTEAMLLRPDGHPNNYGHWPNEKKLADCVHWCMPGPVDTWNELLLSILKMEAE